From a single Nakaseomyces glabratus chromosome H, complete sequence genomic region:
- the LEU2 gene encoding 3-isopropylmalate dehydrogenase (CAGL0H03795g~3-isopropylmalate dehydrogenase) has translation MAVTKTIVVLPGDHVGQEITEEAIKVLNAIQECRPDKVNFKFDHHLIGGAAIDATGVPLPDEALEASKKADAVLLGAVGGPKWGTGAVRPEQGLLKIRKELQLYANLRPCNFASDSLLDLSPLKPEIARGTDFVVVRELVGGIYFGERKEDEGDGVAWDSEKYSVPEVQRITRMAAFMALQHNPPLPIWSLDKANVLASSRLWRKTVEETIKNEFPQLTVQHQLIDSAAMILVKNPTHLNGIIITNNMFGDIISDEASVIPGSLGLLPSASLASLPDKNTAFGLYEPCHGSAPDLPKGKVNPVATILSAAMMLKLSLDLFEEGEIIEQAVKKVLDSGIRTADLKGTNSTTEVGDAVAKAVRELLA, from the coding sequence ATGGCTGTGACCAAGACAATTGTAGTTCTACCAGGTGACCATGTTGGTCAAGAAATCACTGAAGAGGCCATTAAAGTTTTAAATGCTATTCAGGAATGTCGTCCAGACAAGGtcaatttcaagtttgATCATCATTTGATCGGTGGTGCTGCAATTGATGCCACTGGTGTTCCATTACCAGACGAAGCTTTGGAGGCCTCTAAGAAAGCTGATGCCGTGCTTCTGGGTGCTGTTGGTGGTCCAAAATGGGGTACTGGCGCTGTCAGACCAGAACAAGGTCTTTTGAAAATCCGTAAGGAGTTGCAATTGTATGCTAATCTAAGACCATGTAATTTTGCATCTGATTCCTTACTAGATCTATCGCCATTGAAGCCTGAAATTGCAAGAGGTACAGATTTCGTCGTTGTTAGAGAACTAGTGGGTGGTATTTATTTCGGGGAgagaaaagaagatgaaggtGATGGTGTCGCCTGGGATAGCGAAAAGTATTCTGTGCCCGAAGTTCAAAGAATCACTAGAATGGCTGCTTTCATGGCTCTGCAACACAACCCACCTTTACCTATTTGGTCTCTAGATAAAGCCAACGTTCTAGCATCATCAAGATTATGGAGAAAAACAGTGGAAGAGACGATTAAGAATGAATTCCCACAATTGACTGTTCAACATCAATTGATTGATTCCGCTGCTATGATCTTGGTTAAGAACCCAACTCATCTAAATGGTATTATTATCACAAACAATATGTTTGGTGATATTATCTCCGATGAAGCCTCCGTGATCCCAGGTTCGTTAGGATTACTTCCATCTGCCTCCTTGGCATCTCTTCCAGATAAGAATACGGCATTTGGTTTATATGAGCCATGTCATGGCTCTGCTCCAGACTTACCAAAGGGAAAGGTTAACCCCGTAGCAACAATCCTATCTGCTGCTATGATGTTGAAGTTGTCTCTGGACCTGTTCGAAGAAGGTGAAATTATAGAACAAGCAGTCAAGAAAGTGTTGGATTCTGGTATCAGAACAGCGGATCTAAAGGGTACCAACTCTACTACTGAGGTCGGTGATGCAGTAGCGAAAGCTGTCAGGGAACTATTAGCTTAG
- the RLP7 gene encoding Rlp7p (CAGL0H03773g~Ortholog(s) have mRNA binding activity), which translates to MSDITNEKKPLNSDPEILLRKRRNADRTRLEKQELARQRQEQRKKEQIKNKKKFIRAESLVANSLATSREKERIKRISKLEHKKLKGDVSHLPSEKNFFLKVTEKPQSEETDDLIDEDEEDGFEREKVAYNGEEQLLFVLRVKGPVAASIPHKAYRILSTLRLEEVNTAVFIKLTETTFSLLKIIAPYVIVGKPSLKSIRSLIQKRSKIVYKREDEEEAKEIILNDNNIVEEKLGDCGVICIDDIIHEIATLGENFTKCNFFLQPFKLNREVSGFSSLNKLKKLEQREVEKKTRKVSNASTAPIVQIDIDALIAKIN; encoded by the coding sequence ATGTCTGATATCACTAACGAAAAGAAGCCGCTAAACAGCGACCCAGAGATTTTACTACGTAAGAGAAGAAATGCTGATAGAACTAGACTAGAGAAGCAAGAGCTTGCTCGTCAAAGACAAGAACAGAGAAAGAAGGAGCAGATCAAGAATAAGAAGAAGTTCATCAGAGCTGAGAGTTTGGTTGCTAACTCCCTTGCTACATCtagagagaaagagagaatCAAGAGAATCTCCAAATTGGAGCACAAGAAGTTGAAAGGAGATGTGTCACATTTACCATCTGAGaagaatttcttcttgaaagttACTGAGAAGCCACAAAGTGAAGAAACAGATGACTTGAtcgatgaagatgaagaagatggatTCGAAAGGGAGAAAGTTGCATACAACGGTGAAGAACAGTTACTGTTTGTATTGAGAGTAAAAGGCCCTGTAGCTGCAAGCATCCCACACAAGGCATACAGAATTCTAAGTACTTTAAGGCTTGAAGAAGTGAATACTGCTGTTTTTATCAAACTGACGGAGACTACTTTCTCACTACTGAAGATAATTGCCCCATATGTTATAGTCGGTAAGCCATCATTGAAATCTATTCGTTCCTTGATTCAAAAGAGAAGTAAAATTGTGTACAAGAGagaagatgaggaagaagcTAAAGAAATCATTCTAAATGATAACAACATTGTTGAAGAGAAACTGGGTGACTGCGGTGTTATCTGTATCgatgatattattcatGAAATTGCTACACTTGGAGAAAATTTCACTAAGTGTAACTTCTTCTTGCAACCATTCAAGTTGAACAGAGAAGTATCAGGTTTCTCCTCTCTAaataaattgaagaagctggAACAAAGAGAAGTCGAAAAGAAAACCAGAAAGGTCTCCAATGCTTCTACCGCACCAATTGTCCaaattgatattgatgCATTGATTGCTAAGATCAACTAG
- the NFS1 gene encoding cysteine desulfurase (CAGL0H03817g~Ortholog(s) have role in tRNA wobble position uridine thiolation and mitochondrion localization), with translation MISRLRVVPFMMSAAGRHVRRYTPGATLGAAAAAAKAIKMTDNVSLETHTDIQAAAKEQADVRASAQGQSGDEVLKSGETVLHHAYKEDSGYGTRPIYMDMQATTPTDPRVLDVMLKFYTGLYGNPHSNTHAYGWETNKEVETARDHVAKVIRADPKEIIFTSGATESNNLAIKGVGRFYKKTKKHIITTRTEHKCALEAARGMINEGFDVTFLSVDNQGLIDMKELEEAIRPDTCLVSVMAVNNEIGVMQPLKEIGALCRKNKIYFHTDAAQAYGKVPIDVNEMNIDLLSVSSHKIYGPKGIGALYVRRRPRVRLEPLLSGGGQERGLRSGTLAPPLVAGFGEAARLMHEEYNADIAHIDKLSSKLVNGLLSLEHTSLNGSAEKRYPGCVNVSFAYVEGESLLMALRDIALSSGSACTSASLEPSYVLHALGKDDALAHSSIRFGIGRFTTEEEVDYVLKAITERVKFLRELSPLWEMVQEGIDLNSIQWSGH, from the coding sequence ATGATTAGCAGACTAAGAGTTGTGCCCTTCATGATGTCTGCTGCGGGCAGACATGTCAGAAGGTATACCCCGGGTGCTACTTTGGGTGCCGCAGCAGCAGCTGCGAAGGCTATCAAGATGACTGACAACGTTTCTCTTGAGACACACACAGATATTCAAGCTGCTGCAAAGGAGCAGGCTGATGTTAGGGCTTCTGCTCAAGGTCAGTCTGGAGATGAGGTGTTGAAGAGCGGGGAGACAGTCTTACACCATGCTTACAAAGAGGACAGTGGGTACGGTACAAGGCCTATATATATGGACATGCAGGCCACGACGCCTACGGATCCTCGTGTCCTGGACGTGATGCTTAAGTTCTACACAGGTCTTTATGGTAACCCTCATTCTAACACGCATGCCTATGGTTGGGAGACCAACAAAGAGGTTGAGACCGCCAGGGACCATGTAGCCAAGGTGATCCGCGCTGATCCAAAGGAAATAATATTCACCTCAGGTGCCACTGAATCCAATAACTTGGCCATCAAAGGTGTAGGAAGGTTTTATAAGAAGACCAAGAAGCATATTATCACAACAAGGACGGAACACAAGTGCGCATTGGAAGCAGCAAGAGGTATGATTAACGAAGGGTTTGATGTGACATTTTTGAGTGTCGACAACCAAGGTCTCATCGATATgaaagaacttgaagagGCCATCAGGCCAGATACTTGTCTAGTTTCAGTTATGGCTgtcaataatgaaattggTGTCATGCAACCATTAAAAGAGATAGGTGCCTTGTGtagaaagaacaaaatatattttcacACAGATGCAGCTCAAGCTTACGGTAAAGTCCCAATAGACGTTAATGAAATGAACATTGACTTGCTGTCCGTGTCTTCGCACAAGATTTATGGTCCAAAGGGTATTGGTGCGCTGTATGTTAGAAGAAGACCAAGAGTAAGACTTGAGCCACTACTGTCTGGTGGTGGTCAAGAAAGAGGTTTGAGATCGGGAACCTTAGCTCCTCCCCTAGTTGCCGGTTTCGGTGAAGCCGCCAGACTAATGCACGAAGAATACAATGCCGACATAGCGCACATTGACAAACTGTCATCAAAACTTGTAAACGGTCTGTTGAGTCTGGAACATACCTCACTAAATGGTTCAGCTGAAAAGCGTTATCCAGGTTGTGTAAATGTCTCATTTGCTTACGTTGAAGGTGAGTCTTTACTAATGGCCTTGAGGGATATTGCACTTTCATCTGGTTCTGCATGCACATCTGCATCTTTAGAACCATCATATGTCCTACATGCTTTGGGTAAAGATGACGCTTTAGCTCACTCTTCTATCCGTTTCGGTATTGGTAGATTCACCACCGAAGAGGAAGTGGATTACGTTTTAAAAGCCATCACTGAGAGAGTGAAGTTCTTGAGAGAACTATCTCCTCTATGGGAAATGGTACAAGAAGGTATCGATTTGAATTCCATCCAATGGTCTGGCCATTAG